Proteins encoded within one genomic window of Natator depressus isolate rNatDep1 chromosome 1, rNatDep2.hap1, whole genome shotgun sequence:
- the SEPTIN3 gene encoding neuronal-specific septin-3 isoform X2, producing the protein MFKGSADNKIETAMSELVPEPRQKPAVPMKPVGINSNLLGYIGIDTIIEQMRKKTMKTGFDFNIMVVGQSGLGKSTLVNTLFKSQVSRKSSGWNREEKIPKTVEIKAIGHVIEEGGVKMKLTVIDTPGFGDQINNENCWEPIEKYISEQYEKFLKEEVNIARKKRIPDTRVHCCLYFISPTGHSLRPLDLEFMKHLSKVVNIIPVIAKADTMTLEEKTEFKQRVRKELEVNGIEFYPQKEFDEDLEDKTENDKIRESMPFAVVGSDKEYQVNGKRILGRKTPWGVIEVENLNHCEFALLRDFVIRTHLQDLKEVTHNIHYETYRAKRLNDNGGLPPVTAETEDNHESNL; encoded by the exons ATGTTCAAAG GGTCAGCAGACAACAAGATTGAGACAGCTATGTCTGAGCTGGTGCCGGAGCCCCGGCAAAAACCAGCAGTGCCAATGAAACCTGTTGGCATTAACTCCAACCTGCTGGGCTACATTGGGATCGACACCATCATTGAGCAGATGCGCAAGAAGACCATGAAGACAGGCTTTGACTTCAACATCATGGTTGTAG GTCAAAGTGGGCTGGGGAAATCAACACTGGTGAACACCCTCTTCAAATCCCAAGTTAGCCGCAAGTCTTCAGGCTGGAACCGTGAGGAGAAGATCCCTAAGACAGTGGAGATCAAGGCCATTGGGCATG TCATTGAAGAAGGTGGTGTCAAGATGAAACTGACGGTAATTGACACCCCGGGATTTGGTGACCAGATCAACAATGAGAATTG CTGGGAGCCCATCGAGAAATACATCAGTGAGCAATATGAAAAATTCCTGAAAGAGGAAGTGAATATTGCAAGGAAGAAACGAATCCCAGACACACGAGTCCACTGCTGTCTCTACTTCATCTCCCCCACGGGTCACTC CTTGCGACCCCTGGACCTAGAGTTCATGAAACACCTCAGCAAAGTAGTAAACATCATCCCTGTTATCGCCAAGGCAGACACCATGACtctggaagagaagactgagttcAAACAAAGG GTGCGCAAAGAACTGGAGGTGAATGGCATCGAGTTTTACCCCCAGAAAGAGTTTGATGAGGACCTGGAGGATAAAACAGAGAATGACAAAATCAGG GAAAGCATGCCGTTTGCAGTGGTGGGCAGCGACAAGGAATACCAAGTAAATGGCAAAAGAATCCTGGGCAGGAAAACTCCCTGGGGCGTCATTGAAG TGGAAAACCTCAATCACTGTGAATTTGCCCTACTTCGAGACTTTGTCATCAG GACCCACCTGCAAGACCTAAAAGAAGTGACGCACAACATCCACTATGAGACCTACAGGGCCAAGCGGCTGAATGACAATGGGGGGCTTCCCCCAGTGACCGCCGAGACAGAGGATAACCACGAAAGTAATCTGTGA
- the SEPTIN3 gene encoding neuronal-specific septin-3 isoform X1 — protein MFKGSADNKIETAMSELVPEPRQKPAVPMKPVGINSNLLGYIGIDTIIEQMRKKTMKTGFDFNIMVVGQSGLGKSTLVNTLFKSQVSRKSSGWNREEKIPKTVEIKAIGHVIEEGGVKMKLTVIDTPGFGDQINNENCWEPIEKYISEQYEKFLKEEVNIARKKRIPDTRVHCCLYFISPTGHSLRPLDLEFMKHLSKVVNIIPVIAKADTMTLEEKTEFKQRVRKELEVNGIEFYPQKEFDEDLEDKTENDKIRQESMPFAVVGSDKEYQVNGKRILGRKTPWGVIEVENLNHCEFALLRDFVIRTHLQDLKEVTHNIHYETYRAKRLNDNGGLPPVTAETEDNHESNL, from the exons ATGTTCAAAG GGTCAGCAGACAACAAGATTGAGACAGCTATGTCTGAGCTGGTGCCGGAGCCCCGGCAAAAACCAGCAGTGCCAATGAAACCTGTTGGCATTAACTCCAACCTGCTGGGCTACATTGGGATCGACACCATCATTGAGCAGATGCGCAAGAAGACCATGAAGACAGGCTTTGACTTCAACATCATGGTTGTAG GTCAAAGTGGGCTGGGGAAATCAACACTGGTGAACACCCTCTTCAAATCCCAAGTTAGCCGCAAGTCTTCAGGCTGGAACCGTGAGGAGAAGATCCCTAAGACAGTGGAGATCAAGGCCATTGGGCATG TCATTGAAGAAGGTGGTGTCAAGATGAAACTGACGGTAATTGACACCCCGGGATTTGGTGACCAGATCAACAATGAGAATTG CTGGGAGCCCATCGAGAAATACATCAGTGAGCAATATGAAAAATTCCTGAAAGAGGAAGTGAATATTGCAAGGAAGAAACGAATCCCAGACACACGAGTCCACTGCTGTCTCTACTTCATCTCCCCCACGGGTCACTC CTTGCGACCCCTGGACCTAGAGTTCATGAAACACCTCAGCAAAGTAGTAAACATCATCCCTGTTATCGCCAAGGCAGACACCATGACtctggaagagaagactgagttcAAACAAAGG GTGCGCAAAGAACTGGAGGTGAATGGCATCGAGTTTTACCCCCAGAAAGAGTTTGATGAGGACCTGGAGGATAAAACAGAGAATGACAAAATCAGG CAGGAAAGCATGCCGTTTGCAGTGGTGGGCAGCGACAAGGAATACCAAGTAAATGGCAAAAGAATCCTGGGCAGGAAAACTCCCTGGGGCGTCATTGAAG TGGAAAACCTCAATCACTGTGAATTTGCCCTACTTCGAGACTTTGTCATCAG GACCCACCTGCAAGACCTAAAAGAAGTGACGCACAACATCCACTATGAGACCTACAGGGCCAAGCGGCTGAATGACAATGGGGGGCTTCCCCCAGTGACCGCCGAGACAGAGGATAACCACGAAAGTAATCTGTGA